In Synergistaceae bacterium, one DNA window encodes the following:
- a CDS encoding RNA-binding transcriptional accessory protein has product MFAERSNRISTNLKMPTASVKAVLKLLEEGCTVPFIARYRKEATGALDEESIISIKDLSERLDALEARRGSILSSLEGRAALTPELERKLMAAGSITELEDIYLPHRPKRKTRASVAAEKGLGPLADRLLMQDGTDPVELAAAFVSAEGGTATTEEALEGARDIIAERISEDIIARRRMRVLFARRGRLTSRCARGKEQEAANYRDWFDWEERAAHAPSHRVLAMLRGEREKLLSLSILPPEEEALRILRDLFIKGAAADSTLVSEAIVGGYRRLLAPSMETELRNALKNRADREAIGVFAKNVRKVLMAPPLGPRNILALDPGFRTGCKFVCLNAQGDLLHEGVIFPHPPRSEEKKSADEILKAVTDYKIEAVAIGNGTAGRETERFIRRLGLPEQVVVAMVNESGASIYSASEAARREFPDKDITVRGAVSIGRRLLDPLAELVKIDPKSIGVGQYQHDVDQKGLKSALATVVESCVNAVGVDLNTAGPELLSHVSGIGPAAASRIVQHRQNNGPFRSRGELLDVPRLGPKTFEQAAGFLRIRGGDNPLDGSSVHPERYPLVERMASDLECSLAELLENPELCDRLDVGKYVSPDAGLPTLNDIIDEMKRPGRDVRDVFEPFEFADGVEKIQDLSPGMELPGIVTNTTSFGAFVDIGVQQEGLLHKSRIPRGMTPQPGDRVRVTVMETDLQRNRISLSMPGGAKEGPL; this is encoded by the coding sequence ATGTTCGCAGAACGAAGCAATCGCATATCAACGAACCTGAAAATGCCGACGGCCTCTGTGAAGGCTGTTTTAAAGCTCCTTGAGGAGGGCTGTACCGTCCCCTTTATCGCGCGCTACAGGAAGGAAGCTACCGGCGCCCTGGACGAGGAGTCGATAATATCGATCAAGGACCTGTCCGAGCGGCTTGATGCCCTGGAAGCGAGGAGGGGAAGCATTCTGTCCTCCCTTGAGGGGAGGGCCGCGCTGACACCCGAATTGGAGCGGAAGCTGATGGCGGCCGGCTCGATCACCGAGCTCGAGGATATCTACCTTCCCCATCGTCCCAAAAGAAAAACCAGGGCCTCGGTAGCCGCCGAAAAGGGGCTCGGGCCTCTTGCGGACAGGCTTCTCATGCAGGACGGGACCGACCCGGTCGAACTGGCGGCGGCTTTCGTCTCCGCGGAGGGAGGGACCGCCACGACCGAAGAGGCTCTCGAGGGCGCCAGGGACATAATCGCCGAGAGGATAAGCGAGGACATAATCGCACGCAGGAGAATGCGGGTTCTGTTCGCGAGAAGGGGAAGGCTAACCAGCAGGTGCGCAAGGGGCAAGGAACAGGAGGCGGCCAACTACAGGGACTGGTTCGACTGGGAGGAGCGGGCGGCGCACGCCCCTTCTCACAGGGTGCTGGCCATGCTCAGGGGAGAGAGGGAGAAGCTCCTGTCGCTGTCGATACTCCCCCCCGAAGAGGAGGCCCTCCGAATCCTTCGCGACCTGTTCATAAAGGGCGCAGCCGCCGACTCCACACTCGTGAGCGAGGCTATCGTCGGCGGTTACAGGCGTCTGCTTGCGCCCTCGATGGAGACAGAGCTTCGCAACGCGCTGAAAAACCGGGCTGACAGGGAGGCGATAGGGGTCTTCGCCAAGAACGTGCGCAAGGTCCTGATGGCCCCTCCCCTCGGGCCCAGGAACATACTGGCTCTCGATCCCGGCTTTCGCACCGGTTGCAAGTTTGTATGCCTTAACGCCCAGGGAGACCTGCTGCACGAGGGAGTGATCTTCCCACACCCGCCCAGGTCGGAGGAGAAAAAAAGCGCGGACGAAATTCTAAAGGCCGTGACCGATTATAAAATAGAGGCGGTGGCGATAGGCAACGGTACCGCCGGCAGAGAGACGGAGCGATTCATAAGAAGACTGGGCCTTCCGGAGCAAGTCGTGGTCGCGATGGTCAACGAGAGCGGCGCCTCGATCTACTCCGCGTCCGAGGCCGCGCGCAGGGAGTTTCCGGACAAGGACATCACGGTCAGGGGGGCTGTCTCCATCGGCAGGAGGTTGCTGGACCCCCTCGCGGAGCTCGTCAAGATAGATCCGAAATCGATCGGAGTCGGACAGTATCAGCACGACGTGGATCAGAAGGGGCTGAAGAGCGCCCTCGCCACGGTCGTCGAATCATGCGTGAACGCAGTGGGGGTCGATCTGAACACCGCCGGGCCGGAGCTCTTGTCGCACGTGTCGGGCATAGGACCCGCCGCGGCGTCTCGAATCGTGCAGCATCGTCAGAACAACGGGCCCTTCAGGTCCAGGGGAGAGCTGCTTGACGTGCCGCGGCTCGGACCAAAGACATTTGAACAGGCGGCGGGCTTCCTGCGCATCAGGGGAGGTGACAACCCGTTGGACGGGTCGTCGGTGCATCCTGAGCGATACCCATTGGTCGAGAGGATGGCATCGGACCTGGAATGCTCGTTGGCGGAGCTGCTTGAGAACCCCGAGCTTTGCGATAGACTGGACGTCGGCAAGTATGTATCGCCGGACGCCGGTCTTCCGACCCTGAACGATATAATCGACGAGATGAAACGCCCGGGGCGGGACGTGCGAGATGTCTTTGAACCGTTCGAGTTCGCCGACGGAGTGGAAAAAATTCAAGACCTCTCGCCGGGCATGGAGCTTCCGGGAATAGTGACAAACACGACCTCGTTCGGCGCATTCGTGGATATAGGCGTGCAGCAGGAGGGTCTCCTCCACAAAAGCCGAATACCTCGCGGGATGACGCCGCAACCAGGCGACAGGGTAAGGGTTACGGTGATGGAGACGGACCTGCAGCGAAACCGTATTTCACTCTCCATGCCGGGAGGCGCGAAGGAAGGTCCCCTTTGA
- the gap gene encoding type I glyceraldehyde-3-phosphate dehydrogenase, producing MKRVAINGLGRIGRLALRCYMENKPSDVEIVALNSRRTPEDMAYYIKYDSVHGRAKFAVEPGESSIKLGDTVFPMLKEGDPSTLPWKELGVDIVLECTGAFNKREKAAAHLDSGAKKVLVSAPVSDADLMVVLGVNEGDYDPSKHFVISNASCTTNSIAPVTKVINDSFGIDYLMGTTIHAYTSTQLLVDAPRGGGRKGRAAAVSLVPATTGAAKAMIPLFPELNGRMDMIAVRVPVANGSLTDVVVNLKKEATVEALNSALKTAADGYLKGILEYSDEELVSADIIGNTHSGIVDGLSTKVVQGKVAKVMVWYDNEYGYSQRMIDLAEYIARKG from the coding sequence ATGAAAAGAGTGGCGATAAACGGACTAGGCAGGATCGGAAGGCTCGCTCTGCGCTGTTACATGGAGAACAAGCCCTCCGATGTAGAGATAGTGGCCCTGAACTCGCGCAGGACGCCCGAGGACATGGCGTACTACATCAAGTACGACTCGGTGCACGGTAGGGCGAAATTCGCGGTGGAGCCGGGGGAGAGCAGCATCAAGCTGGGCGACACGGTCTTCCCGATGCTCAAGGAGGGAGACCCGTCGACGCTCCCGTGGAAGGAACTCGGGGTGGACATAGTGCTCGAGTGCACCGGCGCGTTCAACAAGAGGGAGAAGGCCGCAGCTCACTTGGACTCGGGGGCCAAGAAGGTGCTCGTCAGCGCTCCCGTGAGCGACGCTGACCTGATGGTAGTACTGGGGGTCAACGAGGGCGACTACGATCCCTCGAAGCACTTCGTGATCTCTAATGCCTCTTGCACGACCAATTCGATCGCGCCCGTGACGAAGGTCATCAACGATTCGTTCGGCATCGATTACCTGATGGGAACCACGATACACGCATACACTTCCACCCAGCTTCTCGTCGACGCTCCCAGGGGAGGAGGCAGAAAGGGAAGAGCGGCAGCTGTCTCCTTGGTGCCCGCGACCACCGGGGCGGCGAAGGCCATGATCCCTCTCTTCCCGGAGCTTAACGGGCGCATGGACATGATCGCCGTCCGCGTGCCCGTAGCCAACGGGTCGCTCACCGATGTGGTTGTCAACCTCAAAAAGGAGGCCACGGTGGAGGCGTTGAACTCCGCGCTCAAGACCGCCGCGGACGGCTATCTCAAGGGGATTCTCGAGTACAGCGACGAGGAGCTTGTCTCCGCGGATATAATCGGGAACACCCATTCGGGGATAGTCGATGGACTTTCCACCAAGGTGGTCCAGGGCAAGGTCGCGAAGGTCATGGTCTGGTACGACAACGAGTATGGCTACTCTCAGAGGATGATAGACCTGGCGGAGTACATCGCGCGCAAGGGTTAG
- a CDS encoding chromate transporter, with product MSVLVSLAAVFARIGLAAFGGGLATIPFIHFELVATRGWLTERSFSEVVSLAQMTPGPLALNAATYVGYRVAGVAGSFVATLSVILAPLSLLVAVLFLLSRASREWRGTVKRLQSALRPAVSGMMLAAFWMILRPLGDDWRLPFLAVCLFLARGVGGVLADYPLLLLLAAGVVGVLLL from the coding sequence GTGAGCGTCCTCGTCTCCCTGGCGGCGGTATTCGCCCGTATAGGGCTCGCAGCCTTCGGAGGCGGTCTTGCGACGATCCCCTTCATCCACTTCGAGCTCGTCGCCACAAGGGGATGGCTCACCGAGAGATCCTTCTCGGAGGTGGTCTCACTCGCCCAGATGACACCGGGCCCTCTTGCGTTGAACGCGGCCACCTACGTGGGCTACCGGGTCGCCGGGGTCGCCGGGTCGTTCGTCGCGACTCTCTCCGTGATCCTGGCCCCTCTATCCCTTCTTGTCGCCGTGCTGTTTTTGCTTTCCAGGGCCTCTCGGGAGTGGAGAGGTACGGTCAAACGTCTCCAGAGCGCGCTCAGGCCCGCAGTGTCCGGCATGATGCTGGCTGCCTTCTGGATGATTCTTCGTCCCCTGGGCGACGACTGGAGGCTTCCCTTTCTCGCTGTCTGCCTGTTCCTGGCCAGAGGGGTCGGGGGGGTCTTGGCGGACTACCCGCTTCTTCTGCTGCTGGCGGCTGGAGTGGTCGGGGTTTTGCTTCTGTAG
- a CDS encoding chromate transporter: MRYVDEPHVASFFLGVSCAVVVIIGEVVWNMACVSCRGGWRNIVALSVAAGLILIANVHPFLALVAAVTVRLIAGERASA, encoded by the coding sequence ATGAGGTACGTCGACGAGCCACACGTGGCGTCCTTCTTCCTCGGCGTCTCCTGCGCTGTGGTTGTCATCATCGGCGAGGTCGTGTGGAACATGGCCTGCGTCTCGTGCCGAGGTGGATGGAGGAATATCGTCGCCCTCTCGGTCGCCGCTGGCCTGATACTTATAGCGAACGTCCACCCGTTCCTGGCGCTTGTGGCGGCTGTGACCGTCCGGCTGATCGCCGGTGAAAGGGCGTCGGCGTGA
- a CDS encoding YibE/F family protein has protein sequence MLLVVSFLLAWPASWLVDMYVLSRWNTDDSAIVLLEEVMGRTTEYDAQGAGEWSTERVGVRITFRNGPLAGKTETVDIIQLADSRLELAPGREYLFLVDVFDDGTYQCSISDRYRIPVVAGFITFACLAFSVLTGMAGVKALAGLFCSLFLLLGWFVPKLAHGGTPVPFAILAVAGVSILTIVFVVPRRNLWPIPFIGAVGGTVAASMTGWIMVSLWQLTGLENDSALLLFSLVPWMELRGLLLAAVMVGAIGAVLDVAISVTSTMAELYSYDPDITLRRLWQAGINVGSDVLGSMINTLILAYLGSSLPFVVLIVLEGPDMTALLNDPHIAQEFLRSVAGTVGLLLTIPVTATAGIWWMSRFPPVIKRTVDPADEKIS, from the coding sequence TTGCTTTTGGTCGTCTCGTTTTTATTGGCATGGCCGGCCTCCTGGCTGGTCGATATGTACGTGCTGTCCAGGTGGAACACGGATGACTCGGCGATAGTTCTGCTCGAAGAGGTGATGGGCAGAACGACCGAGTACGACGCCCAGGGCGCGGGGGAGTGGAGCACGGAGAGGGTCGGGGTTCGAATAACCTTCAGGAACGGACCTCTTGCCGGCAAGACCGAGACAGTGGATATCATCCAGCTCGCGGACAGTCGGCTTGAACTTGCACCTGGCAGGGAGTACCTGTTTCTGGTGGACGTGTTCGACGACGGCACGTACCAGTGCTCCATAAGCGACAGGTACAGGATACCGGTCGTGGCGGGCTTCATCACCTTCGCCTGCCTGGCCTTCTCAGTGCTGACCGGGATGGCAGGGGTGAAGGCTCTGGCGGGGCTTTTCTGCTCTCTTTTTCTCCTGCTCGGCTGGTTCGTGCCCAAGCTCGCCCACGGCGGCACGCCGGTTCCGTTCGCCATACTGGCCGTCGCGGGAGTCTCCATCCTGACGATAGTCTTCGTGGTCCCGAGGAGGAACCTGTGGCCTATCCCCTTCATCGGCGCCGTGGGGGGCACCGTTGCGGCGTCGATGACCGGTTGGATCATGGTCTCCCTGTGGCAGCTGACCGGCCTTGAGAACGACAGTGCCCTGCTTCTCTTCTCCCTGGTGCCGTGGATGGAGCTTCGGGGCCTTCTTCTCGCGGCCGTCATGGTGGGGGCGATCGGCGCGGTGCTGGACGTGGCGATCTCCGTCACCTCCACGATGGCCGAGCTCTACTCCTACGACCCGGACATAACACTGAGGAGACTCTGGCAGGCGGGAATCAACGTCGGCAGCGACGTGCTGGGAAGCATGATCAACACGCTGATCCTGGCCTACTTGGGCAGCTCCCTACCGTTCGTCGTCCTCATCGTGCTGGAGGGGCCGGACATGACGGCGCTTCTCAACGACCCTCATATCGCGCAGGAGTTTCTGCGAAGCGTGGCGGGGACCGTCGGGCTCCTTCTTACCATTCCAGTGACGGCAACTGCGGGTATATGGTGGATGTCGCGTTTTCCCCCGGTGATTAAACGAACGGTAGACCCCGCCGACGAGAAAATCAGCTGA
- a CDS encoding NAD(P)/FAD-dependent oxidoreductase produces MSAGRVVVIGAGPAGLIAAGEAAVGGARTILLEKNRSAGEKLLLTGKGRCNLTSSEDDTGSFLAKFGHNGKFLYSVFSRFGPSETMDFFRSLGIELSIERGRRVYPASGDARDVLDALLRRACSGGAEVRCGAGVLDVEINDGRIRRLITSNGTVEGDAFVLCTGGKSFPKTGSTGDGYRLASKAGHTIVPPVPALCPVTTVERWPRCAWGLTLRNVSLVLRQGGRVLADRFGELLLTKFGISGSIAMDMSKEIAAALNSGEAELIIDLKPALSEDVLCRRIKRDFEKFSGRVLKDSLGDILPADFIPAFLRSVRIPEVARVDGIGNDAISEIASALKGYRLTPKGLLGFDWAIVTAGGVALDEIDPRSMRSKIAENLFFAGEIIDIDGPTGGFNLQMCWSTGFQAGRSAVDYACPGRRKWGKE; encoded by the coding sequence TTGAGCGCTGGGCGAGTCGTGGTGATAGGAGCGGGCCCCGCAGGGCTCATCGCGGCGGGGGAAGCCGCGGTCGGAGGCGCCCGAACGATCCTGCTGGAGAAGAACCGGTCGGCGGGGGAGAAGCTGCTGCTGACCGGGAAGGGGCGCTGCAACCTGACCAGTTCGGAGGACGACACGGGGAGTTTTCTTGCAAAATTCGGGCACAACGGCAAGTTCCTTTACTCCGTCTTCTCCAGGTTCGGCCCGTCCGAGACGATGGACTTCTTCAGATCGCTGGGAATAGAGCTCTCGATCGAGCGCGGGAGGAGGGTATATCCCGCCTCCGGAGACGCCCGAGATGTCCTCGACGCCCTTCTCCGGCGAGCTTGCAGCGGCGGGGCGGAGGTGCGCTGCGGAGCCGGCGTGCTTGATGTCGAAATAAATGATGGACGTATCCGCCGCCTGATCACTTCGAACGGAACTGTCGAGGGAGATGCGTTCGTCCTGTGCACAGGAGGCAAATCCTTTCCGAAGACCGGGTCGACCGGCGACGGCTACCGCCTGGCGAGCAAAGCCGGGCACACGATAGTCCCTCCCGTGCCCGCTCTGTGCCCCGTGACGACAGTCGAGCGGTGGCCCCGGTGCGCGTGGGGACTTACGCTGCGCAACGTGTCCCTTGTACTCCGGCAGGGCGGGAGAGTACTGGCCGACCGTTTCGGCGAACTCTTGCTCACGAAGTTCGGGATCAGCGGGTCGATAGCGATGGACATGAGCAAGGAGATAGCGGCGGCGTTGAACTCGGGGGAGGCCGAGCTCATAATCGACCTGAAGCCGGCTCTCTCGGAGGATGTGCTTTGCAGGAGAATCAAGAGGGATTTTGAAAAATTCTCCGGAAGAGTGCTCAAGGATTCTTTGGGCGATATTCTGCCTGCGGACTTCATTCCGGCCTTTCTTCGCTCCGTTCGAATCCCCGAGGTAGCGAGGGTGGATGGTATCGGCAACGACGCCATCTCAGAGATCGCATCCGCGCTGAAAGGATATCGCCTGACCCCGAAGGGGCTCCTGGGATTCGACTGGGCCATCGTAACAGCGGGGGGAGTGGCTTTGGACGAGATTGACCCTCGCAGCATGCGCTCGAAGATCGCGGAGAACCTGTTTTTTGCTGGAGAAATCATCGATATTGACGGCCCGACCGGCGGTTTCAACCTGCAGATGTGCTGGAGCACGGGATTCCAAGCGGGAAGAAGCGCCGTCGACTACGCATGCCCGGGTCGGCGAAAGTGGGGGAAGGAGTAA
- a CDS encoding HD domain-containing protein has translation MPLFHTMLRRLTLLMATALVLACLAGELPASAERKRILILNSYTTEDLWTAKVNQGIFSVFRERGVDVEFLVEEIGITRTMPALYLPELRTLLQKRYTSIPLDLIITTENNALNFALEQVGAALPDVPIVFSSLTDRHLIRRFPDERATGVFSEDSALFLLRELIRLHGDIPKIALLVDRTPRGFMDLARLRDAAITLSFPTQRIFPYIGLSIEEMMDSFAKLPPNSVVLLGNFSVSVGGRLIPLPTVVEAIQSANELSTYSLLEETAALGVLGTVTGGGSQIGRMAGEIALKVLGGTATETIPLARGANNRLIFNYAEVKNLGIQRSSLPPGSILHGDPFQEINRFVPLIAGNILLFIILGSSAFILRRKIKARKIAESELFRQSESWKNLFENSPQGIIIYDILGQIKETNSRFRELFRLTDGIPQVGIMSLLAGTGTVFTEEEVFPSFMTNLATSVKSKETKVPDGEGGTIPVSFLTFPLPSVSEEDVYCALFEDISERKRLQAMLRRRTALQKQVTAISSRFVMEGEFGETMKVALGDILNLSGARFASIYVMSETGALVPEIEIFPEGRMERRPNGDDPLFGEDFFWKSLLKKDPLPTVLLVEPSIRDHRLKRDGLHGRIALMPLLLNRNLQGFLALVDPLPRWYDASDEPMLALFSELLSIAIERKREEDALRKAHEIILGRFSGAISVLRQVSELRDDSTSGHQKNVSELAESLAVEMNLPEETRMAVRYAGLVHDIGKLYIPAEILGKPSFLSEAEYELVKKHPEYGHNILSTLDFPWPLAKIVLQHHERVDGSGYPYGLTMGEICLEARILAVVDSYDAMVSDRPYRKSKGEQEALDELCDLAGSAYDPEIVQAFVSLRKKRAAGE, from the coding sequence ATGCCTCTGTTCCATACCATGCTCCGAAGGTTGACGCTGCTTATGGCGACTGCGCTTGTGCTGGCATGCCTGGCGGGAGAGCTTCCTGCCTCGGCCGAACGCAAGCGGATCCTCATATTGAACAGCTACACGACGGAAGACCTCTGGACGGCGAAAGTGAACCAGGGGATATTCTCGGTTTTCAGGGAGCGGGGCGTGGATGTGGAGTTCCTGGTCGAGGAGATCGGCATCACGAGGACGATGCCTGCCCTCTACCTCCCCGAGCTGCGCACCCTGCTGCAAAAACGGTACACGTCGATCCCGCTCGACTTGATCATCACCACCGAGAACAACGCGCTGAACTTCGCCCTCGAGCAGGTCGGAGCTGCGCTGCCGGATGTTCCCATCGTCTTCTCCTCCCTCACCGACAGACATCTCATCAGGCGGTTTCCCGATGAACGCGCCACGGGGGTTTTCAGCGAGGACTCGGCCCTGTTCCTGCTCAGGGAGTTGATACGGCTCCACGGCGACATACCGAAGATAGCCCTCCTGGTCGACAGGACCCCCAGGGGCTTCATGGATCTGGCGAGGCTAAGGGACGCCGCTATCACCCTCTCTTTCCCAACTCAGCGCATATTCCCTTACATAGGCCTCAGCATAGAGGAAATGATGGACTCCTTTGCGAAGCTGCCGCCGAACTCGGTGGTCTTGCTGGGGAATTTCTCCGTCTCCGTGGGAGGCAGGTTGATCCCTCTGCCCACGGTGGTCGAGGCGATTCAAAGCGCGAACGAACTGTCGACCTACTCCCTGCTTGAGGAGACGGCCGCGCTGGGCGTGCTCGGGACGGTGACCGGAGGGGGCAGCCAAATAGGGCGCATGGCAGGAGAGATAGCACTCAAAGTCCTCGGGGGAACCGCGACCGAGACGATCCCGCTTGCCAGGGGAGCGAACAACCGGCTGATCTTCAACTACGCGGAGGTGAAGAATCTAGGCATTCAACGCTCATCCCTTCCTCCCGGGAGCATCCTGCACGGAGATCCCTTCCAGGAGATAAACAGATTTGTGCCCCTCATCGCGGGCAACATCCTCCTGTTTATAATCCTTGGAAGCTCGGCGTTCATTCTCAGAAGAAAGATCAAGGCGAGAAAAATCGCCGAGTCGGAGCTGTTCAGACAGTCGGAGTCTTGGAAGAACCTTTTCGAGAACTCCCCCCAAGGGATAATCATCTACGACATTCTCGGCCAGATCAAGGAGACCAACTCCCGTTTCAGGGAACTGTTCCGTCTTACCGATGGCATCCCCCAGGTGGGCATCATGTCCCTTCTTGCTGGAACAGGTACAGTCTTCACCGAGGAGGAGGTCTTCCCGAGCTTTATGACGAACCTGGCGACGTCCGTCAAGTCCAAGGAGACGAAGGTCCCGGACGGCGAGGGGGGTACCATTCCCGTCTCGTTCCTTACCTTCCCCCTTCCCTCTGTCTCGGAGGAGGACGTCTACTGCGCGCTGTTCGAGGACATCAGCGAGAGGAAGAGGCTGCAGGCGATGCTGCGCAGGAGGACGGCCCTTCAAAAACAGGTGACGGCCATCTCGTCTCGCTTCGTCATGGAGGGAGAGTTCGGCGAGACGATGAAGGTGGCGCTTGGCGATATTCTAAACCTGTCGGGCGCCCGTTTCGCGTCGATCTACGTCATGTCCGAGACGGGGGCGCTCGTACCCGAGATCGAGATATTCCCCGAGGGCAGGATGGAGAGACGCCCGAACGGAGATGACCCGCTCTTCGGGGAGGACTTCTTCTGGAAGTCGCTGCTAAAAAAAGACCCCCTACCCACGGTCCTGCTGGTGGAGCCGTCGATAAGGGATCACAGGTTGAAGCGGGACGGTCTGCACGGACGCATAGCGCTGATGCCTCTCCTGCTCAACAGGAATCTCCAGGGCTTCCTCGCCCTGGTCGACCCCCTGCCCCGCTGGTACGACGCCTCCGACGAGCCCATGCTGGCGCTGTTCTCGGAGCTGCTGTCGATAGCGATAGAGAGGAAGAGAGAGGAGGACGCTCTTCGGAAGGCCCACGAGATCATCCTCGGCAGGTTCTCCGGGGCGATCTCGGTCCTCCGCCAGGTCAGCGAACTGCGCGACGACTCGACATCGGGCCACCAGAAGAACGTCTCCGAGCTTGCGGAGTCGCTCGCCGTGGAGATGAACCTACCCGAGGAGACAAGGATGGCGGTAAGGTACGCGGGGTTGGTGCACGACATCGGGAAGCTTTACATTCCGGCGGAAATACTGGGCAAGCCCTCTTTCCTCTCCGAAGCGGAGTACGAGCTCGTAAAAAAACACCCGGAGTACGGGCATAACATCCTGTCGACCCTGGACTTTCCCTGGCCCCTGGCCAAGATCGTCCTTCAGCACCATGAACGGGTCGACGGCAGCGGCTACCCTTACGGGCTGACAATGGGCGAGATCTGCCTTGAGGCGCGCATTCTCGCGGTCGTCGACTCATACGACGCCATGGTCTCCGACCGTCCCTACCGGAAAAGTAAAGGGGAGCAGGAGGCGCTGGACGAGCTTTGCGATCTTGCAGGCTCGGCCTATGACCCGGAGATCGTCCAGGCCTTCGTATCCTTGAGAAAGAAGCGGGCGGCAGGCGAGTGA
- a CDS encoding aldehyde ferredoxin oxidoreductase family protein — protein sequence MEMKIAVVDLTDSSTETIVIGDALLRKYLGGSGIGTYLLFEYGSPLFDPLSPDNPLIFVNGPFQGAGIPTSGRHHVLSRSPLTGIFGESDCGGTFGFHMRRAGFGGVVFTGRADSPVYAALVDGRVEIRDASSLWGRDTFETERLLQELERPSGVACIGPAGENGVLFASVMHDGANARAAGRGGMGAVMGSKNLKAIVARGSERAKLHNEGRVRERSSAMSRLYMEKLQSMTRFGTAGGVALAERNGDLPIKNWSVGSWPENVMSITGQAMAETILKGTWGCVTCPIRCGRDVEFEEIKGSGPEYETIGMLGSNCMVDDLKTIGRANDICNRTGMDTISAGSAVAFAMELYERGILGERDIGYPLRWGDGNAMLRLLSDIAEMRDIGSLLAQGTKKAAELIGNGVERYAIHVKGMDLPAHDPRCYKSLATGYATSNRGACHLSGYTYAFERSAIYPDLGVEEVMDRTTDEGKGRLNVDFQNMMGVLDSLKMCKFPFSTTRVDDILEWLNGITGWSMTAEELLEAGERIFNLKRVFNVACGVTAKDDTLPERILREPRGSGGSPFTLPDLSAQLREYYSARGWTKDGSPAIDRLESLGLEEYVPWLDVRSFDDGECMDNGREIQP from the coding sequence ATGGAGATGAAAATCGCAGTCGTCGACCTGACGGACTCCTCGACGGAGACGATCGTCATAGGCGACGCCCTTTTAAGAAAGTACCTGGGAGGTTCCGGAATTGGCACCTATCTCCTGTTTGAATACGGGTCGCCCCTGTTCGACCCCCTCTCCCCGGACAACCCGTTGATCTTCGTGAACGGCCCCTTCCAGGGGGCGGGCATACCGACCTCCGGACGGCACCACGTCCTGTCCAGATCCCCTCTAACCGGCATATTCGGAGAGTCCGACTGCGGCGGTACCTTCGGTTTTCACATGAGAAGAGCGGGGTTTGGCGGGGTCGTCTTTACGGGCAGGGCCGATTCCCCGGTCTATGCGGCCCTCGTCGACGGGCGGGTCGAAATTCGCGACGCATCCTCCCTGTGGGGACGAGATACATTCGAAACGGAGCGGCTGCTGCAGGAGCTGGAGAGGCCGTCCGGCGTAGCCTGCATTGGCCCTGCGGGCGAGAACGGGGTCCTGTTTGCAAGCGTCATGCACGACGGGGCCAACGCGAGGGCCGCCGGCAGGGGAGGAATGGGGGCCGTGATGGGCTCTAAGAACCTGAAGGCGATAGTGGCCCGGGGGAGCGAGAGGGCGAAGCTGCATAACGAGGGGCGCGTGCGCGAGAGGTCGTCGGCGATGAGCAGGCTCTACATGGAGAAACTTCAGTCGATGACCCGATTCGGTACCGCCGGAGGAGTGGCGCTCGCCGAACGGAACGGAGACCTGCCGATAAAGAACTGGAGCGTGGGCTCGTGGCCTGAAAATGTAATGAGCATCACTGGACAGGCGATGGCCGAGACCATTCTCAAAGGCACCTGGGGTTGCGTGACCTGCCCGATAAGGTGCGGGCGCGACGTAGAGTTCGAAGAGATCAAGGGCTCGGGGCCAGAGTACGAGACTATAGGCATGCTGGGCAGCAACTGCATGGTCGACGACCTTAAGACCATCGGGCGAGCGAACGACATCTGCAACAGGACGGGGATGGACACGATCTCGGCCGGTTCGGCCGTGGCGTTCGCGATGGAGCTGTACGAGAGGGGCATCCTGGGCGAGCGGGACATAGGCTATCCCCTGCGATGGGGTGACGGAAACGCGATGCTGCGCCTGCTGAGCGATATAGCGGAGATGAGGGACATAGGTTCACTGCTCGCGCAGGGAACGAAAAAGGCGGCGGAGCTGATAGGGAACGGGGTGGAGAGGTACGCGATCCACGTCAAGGGCATGGACCTTCCCGCGCACGATCCGCGGTGCTACAAGAGCCTCGCCACGGGATACGCCACCTCCAACAGGGGGGCGTGCCACCTGTCCGGATACACCTACGCCTTCGAGAGGAGCGCGATCTACCCGGACCTCGGCGTAGAAGAGGTCATGGACAGGACGACGGACGAGGGAAAGGGAAGGCTCAACGTCGACTTTCAGAACATGATGGGGGTCCTCGACTCGCTCAAGATGTGCAAGTTTCCCTTCTCGACGACGAGGGTGGACGACATCCTCGAATGGCTCAACGGTATAACGGGGTGGAGCATGACCGCGGAGGAGCTGCTTGAGGCGGGCGAGCGCATCTTCAACCTGAAGAGGGTCTTCAACGTGGCCTGCGGGGTGACAGCGAAGGACGATACATTGCCGGAAAGGATACTGAGAGAGCCGAGAGGAAGCGGAGGCTCCCCGTTCACCCTCCCCGACCTGTCGGCCCAGTTGAGGGAGTACTATTCCGCCAGGGGCTGGACGAAGGACGGAAGCCCCGCGATCGATAGACTGGAGTCGCTGGGACTCGAGGAGTACGTTCCTTGGCTGGACGTACGTAGCTTTGACGATGGAGAATGCATGGACAATGGTCGGGAAATTCAGCCGTAA